In Candidatus Zixiibacteriota bacterium, a single genomic region encodes these proteins:
- a CDS encoding efflux RND transporter periplasmic adaptor subunit produces MNFNTMKNMTILTGLALSLVLAACSGNQKSDSASTEQIISVKGELVTAVSRQLTKTFTGSLEGVKQAVIRAKIAEAVEKIHAREGEYVRTNDPVVSLDRSGPTSSYMQAYSVYQNAEKNFNKMKYLYDQGAVSESQFDGARTEYEVSRANYEAALQMVDLKSPISGTVTSVDVSVGEYVSPGMQVATVASIERMRMKLGISNADIGFFREGQDVKVTVEGDSTLVGEGKVVNVARSADPVTRAFQAEIEIANERHLFKPGMFAKAELVTAKYDNIVAAPGPAILGLEGKNFVFVYSNGKAVYREILMGVEFDGYTEIKSGLNVGDTLITIGQNYVRDGDKVKLARFVGADGKEVEL; encoded by the coding sequence ATGAACTTCAATACCATGAAAAATATGACAATCTTGACCGGGCTGGCGCTGTCACTCGTGCTGGCCGCTTGTTCGGGCAATCAGAAAAGCGATTCGGCTTCAACAGAGCAGATCATCTCAGTCAAGGGCGAGCTGGTGACGGCGGTTTCCCGGCAACTCACCAAAACTTTCACCGGCAGTCTTGAAGGTGTAAAGCAGGCCGTCATCCGTGCCAAGATCGCAGAGGCGGTCGAGAAGATACATGCCCGCGAGGGAGAATATGTGAGAACGAATGATCCGGTTGTCAGTCTGGATCGCTCCGGCCCAACCTCGAGCTATATGCAGGCCTACTCGGTTTATCAGAATGCCGAGAAAAATTTCAACAAGATGAAATACTTGTATGATCAAGGTGCGGTGTCGGAGAGTCAGTTTGACGGCGCCCGTACCGAATATGAAGTGTCCAGGGCTAACTATGAAGCTGCGCTGCAGATGGTGGACCTCAAATCTCCCATCTCCGGAACGGTGACCTCGGTGGATGTCTCGGTTGGGGAATATGTCTCTCCTGGTATGCAGGTGGCCACGGTGGCCAGCATCGAACGGATGCGGATGAAGTTGGGCATTAGCAACGCCGATATCGGATTCTTTCGTGAAGGTCAGGATGTGAAAGTAACGGTGGAAGGGGATTCCACGCTCGTTGGCGAGGGCAAGGTTGTCAATGTTGCCCGTTCGGCCGACCCGGTCACTCGCGCCTTCCAGGCGGAAATAGAAATTGCCAATGAAAGACACCTCTTTAAACCGGGGATGTTTGCCAAAGCCGAACTTGTGACTGCAAAGTATGATAATATTGTGGCCGCACCTGGCCCGGCCATTCTGGGCCTCGAAGGCAAGAACTTCGTCTTTGTCTACAGTAATGGCAAAGCTGTTTATCGTGAAATATTGATGGGGGTAGAATTTGATGGTTATACCGAGATAAAATCGGGCCTCAATGTCGGCGATACCCTCATTACTATCGGGCAGAACTATGTCCGTGACGGCGACAAAGTGAAGCTGGCCCGGTTTGTCGGGGCTGACGGGAAGGAGGTCGAGCTTTGA